A DNA window from Camelina sativa cultivar DH55 chromosome 17, Cs, whole genome shotgun sequence contains the following coding sequences:
- the LOC104757067 gene encoding uncharacterized protein LOC104757067: protein MGGGMGAFWGTRVMELVKKHDSGGLLWKRIKLTPTRKANAKTRLRRVWQNEAVLRACGESDAPNPPGASNTKSCSSGLKKN from the exons ATGGGAGGAGGAATGGGTGCGTTTTGGGGAACTAGGGTGATGGAACTAGTGAAGAAGCACGATTCCGGTGGTCTTCTTTGGAAGCGAATCAAGCTTACACCTACTCGTAAAGCCAATGCCAAAACTCGCCTCCGTCGCGTTTGGCAG AATGAGGCTGTTCTAAGGGCGTGTGGTGAATCAGATGCACCAAATCCGCCGGGAGCTAGCAACACAAAAAGCTGTAGCAGTGGTTTGAAAAAGAATTAA
- the LOC104757068 gene encoding probable beta-1,4-xylosyltransferase IRX10 → MKIRSSLSAIILFLFFSASSAEQTLRTERISGSAGDVLEDNPVGKLKVYVYELPSKYNKKLLQKDPRCLTHMFAAEIFMHRFLLSSPVRTRNPDEADWFYTPIYPTCDLTPTGLPLPFKSPRMMRSAIQLVSSNWPYWNRTEGADHFFVVPHDFGACFHYQEEKAIERGILPLLQRATLVQTFGQRNHVCLDEGSITIPPFAPPQKMQAHLIPPDIPRSIFVYFRGLFYDVNNDPEGGYYARGARAAVWENFKNNPLFDISTDHPTTYYEDMQRAIFCLCPLGWAPWSPRLVEAVVFGCIPVIIADDIVLPFADAIPWEEIGVFVAEKDVPELDTILTSIPTEVILRKQRLLANPSMKRAMLFPQPAQPGDAFHQILNGLGRKLPHDKSIYLKAGEKALNWTAGPTGDLKPW, encoded by the exons ATGAAGATTCGCTCTTCCCTCTCCGCCATTatccttttcctcttcttctccgctTCTTCCGCTGAACAAACCCTTCGGACAGAgcgaatctcag GAAGTGCTGGTGATGTTTTAGAGGATAATCCAGTTGGAAAGCTTAAGGTTTATGTATACGAGCTTCCAAGCAAGTACAATAAGAAATTACTTCAAAAGGATCCTAGATGTCTTACACACATGTTTGCTGCTGAGATTTTTATGCATAGGTTTCTATTATCTAGTCCTGTTCGAACGCGTAATCCTGATGAAGCTGATTGGTTTTACACTCCTATTTACCCTACTTGTGATCTCACTCCTACGGGTTTGCCATTGCCTTTTAAATCTCCGCGTATGATGAGAAGTGCCATACAGCTAGTCTCGTCAAATTGGCCTTATTGGAATCGGACTGAAGGTGCTGATCACTTCTTTGTTGTGCCCCATGACTTTGGAGCTTGCTTCCACTATCAG GAGGAAAAAGCCATTGAAAGAGGGATTCTTCCGCTACTCCAGCGAGCAACTTTGGTTCAGACATTTGGTCAGAGGAACCATGTGTGTTTGGACGAAGGCTCTATCACTATTCCTCCTTTTGCACCTCCACAGAAGATGCAGGCCCATCTTATTCCTCCAGATATTCCACGTTCTATCTTTGTCTACTTCCGTGGTTTGTTCTACGATGTTAACAACGACCCAGAAGGTGGCTATTATGCAAG AGGTGCAAGAGCAGCGGTGTGGGAGAATTTTAAGAACAACCCTCTGTTCGACATCTCAACAGATCACCCGACGACATACTACGAAGACATGCAAAGAGCCATCTTCTGTCTATGTCCTCTAGGGTGGGCACCATGGAGCCCGAGGTTAGTTGAAGCGGTTGTGTTTGGGTGCATTCCAGTTATCATAGCGGACGACATAGTACTGCCTTTCGCAGACGCCATCCCTTGGGAAGAAATAGGAGTCTTTGTTGCCGAGAAAGATGTTCCTGAGCTAGACACGATCCTAACGTCAATACCAACAGAAGTGATCCTCAGAAAACAGAGACTCCTCGCAAATCCTTCGATGAAACGAGCCATGCTTTTCCCTCAACCAGCACAACCAGGGGATGCATTCCATCAGATACTTAACGGGTTAGGTAGGAAGTTACCCCATGACAAAAGCATATACCTGAAGGCAGGTGAGAAGGCACTGAACTGGACTGCTGGTCCGACTGGTGACCTTAAACCTTGGTAA
- the LOC104757069 gene encoding adenine phosphoribosyltransferase 1, chloroplastic isoform X1 — MQTIISPLLVSHRLSLAPSVPRLLNNHHRAPPSIRLSSHRSTNSLRLFSSAVAAAAASASRDSEMATEDVQDPRIAKIASSIRVIPDFPKPGIMFQDITTLLLDTEAFKDTIALFVERYKDKDISVVAGVEARGFIFGPPIALAIGAKFVPMRKPKKLPGKVISEEYSLEYGTDKIEMHVGAVEPGERAIIIDDLIATGGTLAAAIRLLERVGVKIVECACVIELPELKGKDKLGETPLFVLVSSA; from the exons atgcaaacaataaTTTCTCCACTACTTGTCTCTCATCGTCTCTCACTTGCTCCTTCTGTCCCTCGTCTTCTCAACAACCACCACCGTGCTCCTCCTTCGATCCGCCTCTCAAGTCACCGTTCTACCAACTCCCTCCGCCTCTTCTCCTCCGCAG tagcagcagcagcagcatcagcGAGTCGGGACAGTGAAATGGCGACTGAAGATGTGCAAGATCCGAGAATCGCCAAGATCGCTTCTTCCATTAGAGTCATCCCCGACTTCCCTAAACCAG GGATCATGTTTCAGGACATAACGACGCTTCTTCTCGACACTGAGGCCTTTAAGGATACcattgctttgtttgttgagagatacaaagacaaagacatatCTGTTGTTGCAG GTGTTGAAGCTAGAGGTTTCATTTTTGGCCCTCCTATTGCGTTGGCTATTGGTGCCAAATTTGTTCCCATGAGGAAGCCCAAGAAGTTGCctg GGAAGGTTATTTCAGAGGAGTATTCGTTGGAGTATGGAACAGATAAGATTGAGATGCATGTAGGTGCAGTAGAGCCTGGTGAGCGTGCTATTATCATAGATGACCTTATTGCCACGGGAGGGACTCTCGCTGCTGCAATCCGACTACTTG AGCGAGTAGGAGTGAAGATTGTTGAGTGTGCTTGCGTAATTGAGTTACCAGAGCTTAAG GGAAAGGATAAACTAGGAGAGACGCCGCTATTTGTTCTTGTAAGCTCGGCTTAA
- the LOC104757069 gene encoding adenine phosphoribosyltransferase 1, chloroplastic isoform X2, giving the protein MQTIISPLLVSHRLSLAPSVPRLLNNHHRAPPSIRLSSHRSTNSLRLFSSAAAAAASASRDSEMATEDVQDPRIAKIASSIRVIPDFPKPGIMFQDITTLLLDTEAFKDTIALFVERYKDKDISVVAGVEARGFIFGPPIALAIGAKFVPMRKPKKLPGKVISEEYSLEYGTDKIEMHVGAVEPGERAIIIDDLIATGGTLAAAIRLLERVGVKIVECACVIELPELKGKDKLGETPLFVLVSSA; this is encoded by the exons atgcaaacaataaTTTCTCCACTACTTGTCTCTCATCGTCTCTCACTTGCTCCTTCTGTCCCTCGTCTTCTCAACAACCACCACCGTGCTCCTCCTTCGATCCGCCTCTCAAGTCACCGTTCTACCAACTCCCTCCGCCTCTTCTCCTCCGCAG cagcagcagcagcatcagcGAGTCGGGACAGTGAAATGGCGACTGAAGATGTGCAAGATCCGAGAATCGCCAAGATCGCTTCTTCCATTAGAGTCATCCCCGACTTCCCTAAACCAG GGATCATGTTTCAGGACATAACGACGCTTCTTCTCGACACTGAGGCCTTTAAGGATACcattgctttgtttgttgagagatacaaagacaaagacatatCTGTTGTTGCAG GTGTTGAAGCTAGAGGTTTCATTTTTGGCCCTCCTATTGCGTTGGCTATTGGTGCCAAATTTGTTCCCATGAGGAAGCCCAAGAAGTTGCctg GGAAGGTTATTTCAGAGGAGTATTCGTTGGAGTATGGAACAGATAAGATTGAGATGCATGTAGGTGCAGTAGAGCCTGGTGAGCGTGCTATTATCATAGATGACCTTATTGCCACGGGAGGGACTCTCGCTGCTGCAATCCGACTACTTG AGCGAGTAGGAGTGAAGATTGTTGAGTGTGCTTGCGTAATTGAGTTACCAGAGCTTAAG GGAAAGGATAAACTAGGAGAGACGCCGCTATTTGTTCTTGTAAGCTCGGCTTAA
- the LOC104759448 gene encoding tetratricopeptide repeat protein 7A-like, with amino-acid sequence MLCACSGEQFRFEDQPGSPESLATRDFSASGLSSRTAGGDWDSKLDDIQVDEAESTLKEALSLNYEEARALLGRLEYQRGNFDAALQVFKGIDIKVLTPRIIKAIVERTRPCKPRSKPLIVPPTSMSMHSVSLLLEAILLKARSLEELGSYKEAAEECKIILDVVESALPSGMPDGINGFSKLQDIFQKALELLPLLWTKAGNHHETIASYRRALSRPWNLDPQRLAVTQKSLALILLYGSVEACPKDNIEEAIVLLMLLVKKMVVGDIQWDPELMDHLTYALSMTGQFEVLANYLEQILPGVYTRGERWYLLSLCYSAAGIDKAAINLLKMSLGPSESRQIPHVPWLLFGAKLCSKDPKHSRDGINFAQKLLDLANNQSEHLFSQAHSFLGVCYGNTARSSKLDSERVFLQKKTLLSLNEAAKRAKDNPEPDIIYNLSFENAVQRNVQAALDGAVEYSSMVGGGSTKGWKHLACVLSAEKRLKDAESILDFTMEEAGDIEKLELLKLKIVLQMAQEQPKQALKTCSSLLGLIRAQDKSEQSEILLKKCETEAWQELASVYGKLGSWSDAETCLEKARSMCYYSPRGWNETGLCLEAKSLHEEALVSFFLSLSIDPDHVPSIVSIAEVMMTSGGESLPTAKSFLMNALRLDPRNHDAWMKLGHVAKMQGLSQQAAEFYQAAYELELSAPVQSFT; translated from the exons atgtTGTGTGCTTGTTCAGGCGAACAATTCCGGTTCGAGGACCAGCCTGGCTCGCCGGAATCCCTAGCTACAAGAGATTTCTCAGCTAGTGGACTTTCTTCTCGAACTGCAGGAGGCGATTGGGATTCCAAACTCGATGATATTCAAGTTGACGAAGCTGAATCGACTCTAAAGGAAGCTCTCTCACTCAACTATGAG GAAGCTAGGGCTTTGTTGGGGAGACTTGAATATCAGAGAGGTAATTTTGATGCAGCGCTTCAGGTGTTTAAGGGGATTGATATTAAGGTCTTAACTCCAAGGATAATCAAAGCCATTGTTGAGAGAACTCGTCCATGTAAACCACGCTCCAAACCTCTTATTGTGCCTCCCACCTCAATGTCAATGCATTCTGTTAGTTTACTTCTTGAAGCAATCTTGCTTAAAGCTAGATCACTTGAGGAACTCGGCTCTTACAAAG AGGCTGCGGAGGAATGCAAAATAATACTTGACGTGGTTGAATCTGCATTGCCAAGTGGCATGCCTGATGGTATCAACGGATTCTCTAAACTGCAGGACATTTTTCAGAAGGCCCTCGAATTGCTTCCTTTACTGTGGACTAAAGCAGGGAATCATCATGAAACTATTGCTTCATATCGCCGTGCTTTATCCAGACCTTGGAATTTGGATCCCCAAAGGTTAGCTGTTACGCAGAAATCCTTGGCTTTGATTTTGCTGTACGGGAGTGTTGAGGCATGCCCAAAAGACAACATCGAGGAAGCAATTGTGTTACTGATGTTACTTGTAAAGAAGATGGTGGTTGGGGACATACAGTGGGATCCAGAACTCATGGATCATCTCACTTACGCTCTTTCAATGACTGGGCAGTTTGAAGTGTTAGCGAACTATCTAGAGCAGATTCTTCCGGGTGTTTACACCCGTGGGGAGAGATGGTACCTTCTCTCCCTTTGTTACAGTGCTGCAGGGATTGATAAAGCAGCCATTAATCTATTAAAGATGTCCCTAGGCCCTTCTGAATCCAGACAGATACCACACGTTCCTTGGTTATTGTTTGGAGCAAAGCTGTGCTCTAAAGATCCAAAACACTCAAGGGACGGCATAAATTTTGCTCAGAAGCTGCTCGACTTGGCAAACAATCAGAGTGAACATTTGTTCAGCCAAGCACACAGTTTCCTTGGTGTATGCTATGGAAACACTGCAAGAAGTTCCAAATTAGACTCTGAACGGGTTTTCCTTCAGAAAAAGACTCTGTTATCACTAAATGAAGCAGCAAAGAGGGCCAAGGATAATCCGGAACCGGACATTATATATAACCTAAGCTTTGAGAATGCAGTTCAAAGAAATGTTCAGGCGGCTTTGGATGGTGCGGTTGAGTATTCTAGTATGGTGGGAGGAGGTTCAACTAAAGGATGGAAAC ATTTAGCTTGTGTCCTTTCAGCGGAGAAACGGCTTAAGGATGCTGAATCTATTCTGGACTTCACCATGGAAGAGGCTGGTGACATTGAAAAGTTAGAGCTTCTGAAGTTGAAAATTGTGCTTCAGATGGCTCAAGAACAACCTAAGCAGGCCTTGAAGACATGCAGCAGCTTGCTGGGCCTAATACGGGCGCAGGATAAATCTGAACAATCTGAG ATTTTGCTTAAGAAATGTGAAACGGAAGCTTGGCAAGAGCTGGCCTCCGTCTACGGAAAGCTAGGTTCATGGTCAGATGCAGAAACATGTCTCGAGAAGGCAAGATCCATGTGCTATTATTCTCCCAGAGGCTGGAATGAAACAG GTTTGTGTCTAGAAGCTAAATCACTTCATGAAGAAGCTCTAGTGTCCTTCTTCCTCTCGCTCTCAATCGATCCAGATCACGTGCCCAGCATTGTTTCTATAGCAGAGGTTATGATGACATCCGGAGGTGAATCACTTCCAACCGCTAAAAGTTTCCTCATGAATGCCTTAAGATTAGACCCGAGAAATCATGATGCGTGGATGAAGCTTGGGCACGTTGCCAAAATGCAAGGTTTGTCACAGCAAGCTGCAGAATTTTACCAAGCTGCATATGAACTAGAACTATCGGCTCCAGTACAGAGTTTCACTTGA
- the LOC104757070 gene encoding uncharacterized protein LOC104757070 has translation MIKILNPHSHHSHSTTTLKTAEILSKYRPIAPKPGTPRVNDDDPSSSMSHKISQSPYLRNLWPQLQARPTRTRKRGRGGMGPSSLAMKRPKSSCVSSPTSSTTTTTTTTTTQRVIGPIKTLSFQAFTHHGLPNLTQVGYALENGGSSALVTLPLLQCSPPPLPSKCMEPEIKGKGVIDLNKTAEVIQEIDFLKQLQGPIVTTTITTSRVISPQPIRPVCSKINVAYINPLTNPSPLPQTNKKSQSEVEEEVESDELPSVITDSSNRVRVVNSAYKEMMGQPECSWLDSMVRGKRICGEVMIHFCESKIPVTTENNGFSCWVRIEWEREGKEKYMHAFCDVTKLACESKDYVFTWRFHATTDRRGTCQSSCNV, from the coding sequence ATGATAAAGATACTCAATCCTCATTCGCACCATTCTCACTCTACCACAACTCTTAAAACTGCTGAGATCTTGTCTAAATACAGACCCATTGCTCCTAAGCCCGGGACGCCTCGTGTCAACGACGATGACCCTTCTTCCTCTATGTCTCACAAGATCAGCCAATCTCCTTACCTTCGTAACCTCTGGCCTCAGCTTCAAGCGCGGCCTACAAGAACCCGTAAGCGAGGACGAGGTGGGATGGGTCCTTCTTCTCTTGCTATGAAGAGACCGAAGTCGTCATGTGTTTCTTCTCCCACTTCTTCtaccactactactactactactactactacgcAACGTGTTATTGGCCCAATTAAAACGCTGTCGTTTCAGGCTTTCACTCATCATGGTTTACCTAACCTCACTCAAGTTGGCTACGCCTTGGAGAATGGTGGCTCTTCTGCTTTGGTGACTCTGCCTCTTCTTCAAtgctctcctcctcctcttccctCCAAATGCATGGAGCCAGAGATCAAAGGAAAGGGTGTCATTGATCTAAACAAGACGGCTGAAGTAATACAAGAGATAGATTTCTTGAAGCAACTACAAGGACCCATCGTcacaaccacaatcacaacaagCAGAGTCATATCACCCCAGCCTATAAGGCCGGTTTGCTCAAAGATCAACGTAGCATACATAAACCCACTAACCAACCCATCTCCACTGCCTCAAACCAACAAGAAATCTCAAAGTGAGGTTGAAGAGGAAGTAGAGTCAGACGAATTGCCCTCTGTGATCACAGATTCCAGCAACAGGGTCAGAGTCGTGAACTCGGCGTACAAGGAGATGATGGGGCAGCCCGAGTGCTCGTGGCTGGATTCGATGGTGAGAGGGAAGAGGATCTGTGGGGAAGTGATGATCCATTTTTGTGAATCCAAAATTCCGGTGACGACTGAGAATAATGGTTTCTCTTGCTGGGTGAGGATAGAGTGGGAAAGAGAAGGTAAGGAGAAGTACATGCACGCGTTTTGTGATGTTACGAAACTTGCATGTGAGTCCAAAGATTATGTCTTTACGTGGAGGTTTCACGCAACCACGGACCGCAGAGGGACTTGTCAGTCAAGCTGCAACGTTTAG
- the LOC104757072 gene encoding U3 small nucleolar RNA-associated protein 4-like: MFEYKCSSIDWKPSPVVALATSSDGSQVAAAREDGSLEVWLVSPGASSWHCQLSIHGDPKSRISHLAWFGTGSKGSSSARLFSSSIDGSISEWDLFDLKQKIVLESIGVSIWQIALAPLLTEAEGKEAKLIQNGYLSEKSDDEEESGVEDDSELDEVDEKAEVLDRHLAAACDDGCVRIYYISDSDKLTYYRSLPRVSGRALSVTWSSDAQRIFSGSSDGLIRCWDANLCREVYRITVGLGGLGNGSELCIWSLLSLRCGVLVSGDSTGSVQFWDSQHGTLLQAYSNHKGDVNALAAAPTHNRVFSAGADGQVILYKLSGGTFESQDVKPSSTQKWDYIGCVRAHTHDIRALTVAVPISWEGSRPDINAKVTSPKQRRKEKPVGFSYHKWAHLGVPMLISAGDDAKLYAYSVQEFTKFPPHDICPAPQRVPMQMVHDTVFNQTSLLLVQESCSLDILRIHISDDSSGRVSTKPLVRVKSKDARKIICSAISNTGSVFAYSDQVRPSLFELKKNKLGKNAWSASRKRLPNLPFAHSMVFSCDSSRLIIAGHDRRIYIVDLGSMGLLHSFTPRQDGKEGESPREPPITKLYSSSNDDWLAAINCFGDIYVFNLETQRQHWFISRLDGASVAAAGFHPRNNSVLVISTSSNQVFALDVEARELSKWSPLQTFCLPKSYQEFPGEVVGLSFSPSPSSSSVIIYSSRAKCLIEFGKPAEQDEETDLPCNLSEKLEGKLASIGMKLGNGAQKRRLEEYQKESKSNKRKKFEMVTSKHPVLYLRHLSKSAILVIEKPWMEVIKGLDTQPVHRHIFGT; encoded by the exons ATGTTTGAGTACAAGTGCAGCTCCATCGATTGGAAACCATCTCCGGTGGTAGCTCTTGCTACCAGCTCCGACGGCTCTCAGGTCGCTGCAGCTCGAGAGGATGGTTCTCTTGAGGTCTGGCTCGTTTCTCCCGGTGCTTCCTCCTGGCACTGTCAACTA AGCATCCATGGAGATCCAAAATCGAGAATCTCGCACCTTGCGTGGTTTGGTACTGGTTCTAAAGGTTCGTCTTCCGCTAGGTTGTTTTCTTCAAGCATCGATGGCTCAATTTCGGAGTGGGATCTTTTTGACTTGAAGCAGAAG ATCGTCCTAGAGTCAATTGGAGTATCAATCTGGCAAATAGCATTGGCACCTCTTTTAACTGAAGCAGAAGGTAAAGAAGCTAAGCTGATTCAGAACGGGTACTTGAGTGAGAAATCAGATGACGAGGAGGAAAGTGGAGTTGAAGATGATTCAGAGTTGGACGAGGTTGATGAGAAAGCGGAGGTCTTGGATAGGCATCTTGCTGCTGCCTGTGATGATGGCTGCGTCAGGATATATTATATCTCTGATTCCGACAAGTTAACCTACTATAGATCTTTGCCTAGGGTCAGTG GTCGTGCTTTAAGTGTGACGTGGAGTTCGGACGCACAGAGAATTTTTTCAGGCAGTAGTGATGG GCTGATAAGGTGCTGGGATGCTAATCTCTGCCGTGAGGTATATAGAATCACTGTTGGACTTGGAGGACTGGGAAATGGTTCTGAGCTCTGCATTTGGTCACTTCTTTCATtaag GTGTGGAGTTCTTGTTAGTGGAGATAGTACAGGAAGTGTCCAGTTTTGGGATAGCCAGCATGGAACCCTGTTACAGGCATATTCTAATCACAAGGGTGATGTCAATGCCCTTGCAGCAGCCCCAACACATAACCGTGTGTTTTCTGCAGGCGCTGATGGACAG GTTATTCTATATAAGCTCTCTGGTGGTACATTTGAATCGCAAGATGTTAAACCTTCTTCCACTCAGAAGTGGGATTATATCGGTTGTGTAAGGGCTCATACACATGACATCAGGGCTCTAACTGTCGCAGTGCCAATAAGTTGGGAAG GTTCCCGGCCAGACATTAATGCAAAAGTAACAAGTCCAAAACAGCGCAGGAAAGAAAAGCCGGTTGGTTTCAGTTACCATAAATGGGCACATTTGGGGGTTCCGATGCTCATTTCAGCTGGTGATGATGCAAAGCTTTATGCATACTCGGTTCAAGAGTTCACTAAGTTCCCTCCACATGATATATGTCCTGCGCCTCAGAGAGTACCCATGCAAATGGTACATGATACAGTGTTCAATCAGACTTCTCTTCTCTTGGTTCAAGAATCTTGTTCTTTAGATATTCTTCGTATTCACATAAGTGATGATTCTAGTGGGCGTGTCTCCACCAAGCCATTGGTTcgtgttaaaagtaaagatgcCCGGAAGATCATATGCAGTGCAATTTCTAACACAGGATCAGTTTTTGCTTATTCTGATCAAGTTCGCCCAAGTCTGTTTGagttgaagaaaaataaacttggAAAGAATGCATGGAGTGCCAGTAGAAAGCGACTTCCGAATCTTCCTTTTGCTCATTCCATGGTTTTCAGCTGTGACTCCTCTCGGCTGATAATTGCTGGACATGATAGAAGGATATAT ATTGTTGACTTGGGTAGCATGGGCCTATTACATTCTTTTACTCCACGCCAGGATGGGAAGGAAGGTGAATCTCCTCGCGAGCCTCCAATCACAAAATTGTATAGTAGCTCCAATGATGATTGGTTAGCTGCTATCAATTGCTTTGGGGACATATATGTGTTCAACCTGGAAACGCAGAG GCAGCATTGGTTCATATCAAGGCTTGATGGTGCATCTGTTGCAGCGGCTGGTTTTCATCCCAGGAACAACAGTGTGCTTGTGATCTCGACATCTTCAAACCAGGTCTTTGCGTTGGACGTGGAGGCTAGAGAGTTGAGCAAGTGGTCACCACTGCAGACGTTTTGTTTGCCAAAGAGCTACCAAGAATTTCCTGGTGAGGTCGTAGGACTCTCATTCTCGCCATCACCAAGTTCTTCGTCTGTAATCATTTACAGCTCCAG AGCTAAGTGTTTGATTGAATTTGGGAAGCCGGCTGAGCAAGACGAAGAAACGGATCTGCCATGCAACCTGTCTGAAAAGCTAGAAGGTAAACTTGCAAGCATTGGTATGAAACTGGGGAATGGTGCTCAAAAACGTAGGTTAGAGGAGTATCAAAAAGAGAGCAAGAGTAATAAGAGAAAGAAGTTTGAAATGGTAACTTCAAAGCACCCAGTTCTATATTTAAGGCATTTATCAAAAAGTGCAATCTTGGTTATAGAGAAACCATGGATGGAGGTTATCAAGGGTTTGGATACACAACCAGTTCACAGACATATATTCGGGACATAA
- the LOC104757073 gene encoding lecithin-cholesterol acyltransferase-like 1 — translation MKEPSLHYLVVIGMLVMAATMTSMCQAVGSNVYPLILVPGNGGNQLEARLDREYKPSSGWCSSWLYPIHKKSGGWFRLWFDATVILSPFTRCFNERMMLYYDADLDDYQNAPGVQTRVPHFGSTKSLLYLDPRLRDATSYMEHLVNALEKGCGYVNDQTLLGAPYDFRYGLAASGHPSRVASQFLQDLKSLVEKTSGENKGKPVILLSHSLGGLFVLHFLNRTTPSWRRKYIKHFVALAAPWGGTISQMQTFASGNTLGVPLVNPLLVRPQQRTSESNQWLLPSAKVFHDRTKPLVVTPRVNYTAYEMDQFLADIGFSQGVVPYKTRVLPLTEELVTPGVPVTLIYGKGVDTPEVLVYGEGGFDEQPKIKYGDGDGTVNLASLAALEVENLKTVEIGGVSHTSILKYEIALKEIVKQISIINSELANVNAMSV, via the exons ATGAAGGAACCGTCTTTACATTATTTGGTAGTTATAGGGATGCTTGTAATGGCGGCGACAATGACCTCGATGTGTCAAGCTGTGGGTAGCAACGTGTACCCTTTGATTCTGGTTCCAGGAAACGGTGGTAACCAGCTAGAGGCAAGACTGGACAGAGAGTACAAGCCAAGTAGCGGTTGGTGTAGCAGCTGGTTATATCCGATCCATAAGAAGAGTGGTGGATGGTTTAGGCTATGGTTCGATGCAACTGTGATATTGTCTCCTTTCACCAGGTGCTTCAACGAACGAATGATGTTGTACTATGACGCCGATTTGGATGATTACCAAAATGCTCCTGGTGTCCAGACCAGGGTTCCTCATTTTGGTTCGACCAAATCGCTTCTATATCTCGACCCTCGTCTCCG AGATGCCACATCTTACATGGAACATTTGGTGAATGCTTTAGAGAAAGGCTGTGGGTATGTTAACGACCAAACCCTCTTGGGAGCTCCATATGATTTCAGGTACGGCCTGGCCGCGTCAGGCCACCCGTCTCGTGTAGCTTCACAATTCCTACAAGACCTCAAAAGTTTGGTGGAGAAAACAAGCGGCGAGAACAAAGGAAAGCCAGTGATACTACTCTCACATAGCCTCGGAGGACTTTTCGTTCTCCATTTCCTCAACCGTACCACCCCTTCATGGCGCCGCAAGTACATCAAACACTTTGTTGCACTCGCTGCACCATGGGGTGGGACGATCTCGCAGATGCAGACATTTGCTTCTGGAAACACACTCGGTGTCCCTTTAGTTAACCCTTTGCTGGTCAGGCCGCAGCAGAGGACCTCCGAGAGTAACCAATGGCTACTTCCATCTGCCAAAGTGTTTCACGACAGAACTAAACCGCTTGTCGTTACTCCTCGAGTTAACTACACAGCTTACGAGATGGATCAGTTTCTTGCGGACATTGGGTTCTCTCAAGGGGTCGTGCCTTACAAGACAAGAGTGTTACCTTTAACAGAGGAACTGGTGACTCCAGGAGTGCCAGTCACTCTTATATATGGGAAAGGAGTTGATACGCCGGAGGTTTTGGTGTATGGAGAAGGAGGATTCGATGAGCAACCAAAGATTAAgtatggagatggagatgggaCGGTTAATTTGGCGAGTTTAGCAGCTTTGGaagttgaaaacttgaaaaccGTAGAGATTGGTGGAGTGTCGCATACCTCTATACTTAAATATGAGATCGCACTGAAAGAGATTGTGAAGCAGATTTCGATTATTAATTCTGAATTAGCCAACGTTAATGCCATGAGTGTATGA